The Methylocystis bryophila genome contains the following window.
GGGCGAAATCCCTGATTTGCACCGAGCCGTTCTTGCCGTGCAAGATCGTCTGGAGGATCGGCGTATTGCCGTCATAGGCCTGCTCGCTGCGAACGTGGTCTTCGAGTTCAATCGCGAACACGCCCGAGCCCTCCGCGCCTTTCGGCGCGCCGAGAAGGCTGTGAAAGACAGGGTCTCCGTCGAAACGGGGCACACAGCACCAAACGACTTTGGCGTCACGATCGAGGAGCGCGGCAAAGCTGCAATTCCCGATCACTCCAAGTTCTATCAAGGCGTCTGCTCCCCACGCGCATTCTCGATGAGGTCTCGCAACCAAGCCTCCAACTCCTGGACATTTTTGGCGCGAAATCGAGCGTCTGTTTCCTGCCCGCCGACCTTTATCGAGATGCCTCCATGACTGTTGACGGCAGCGAAGCCCGCTTCATCCGTGACGTCGTCTCCGGCGAAGATCGGAACCCGCCCTTGGAAGGGAGGCTCTCCAAGGAAGGCGTTGATCACGCTTCCTTTGTCGGCGCCCTTTTGGAGAATCTCGAACACCATTTTCCCATGAATCAAACGAAGATCTTTCCGTTGTCCGACAATCTCCTTCACGATCTGGCAGCAGCGGCGCTCGAGATCAGGCCGCAATCGATAGTGCACCGCAACTCCGCCCGGCTTCCTTTCGATGACGACCCCGGTCTCATCGCCCAAGATTTTCTCGAAGACGAAGCTGATGGGCGGCGCCTGCGCGGATGGCGCGGTGTGCAGCACGCCCGAGGCGTCTCGGCGCTCGAGGCCATGTACTCCTGCAGCGGGCAATTTCAACGGATGCAGCAAGCGGTCGATCGCAGAAAGCTCGCGTCCTGAAATCACCGCCAGGGCGCCACTGGACTCGTCATTGAGCGCCTCGAGCAACCGCAGCGTGGTGGGGTGCACGCGCACGGCGTCTGGGTGCTCGGCGATCTCTACGAGCGTGCCGTCGAGGTCCAGGAATATCGCATGTGTCTTGAGAGCGTCGATCGAAGGGAGCATGACTCCATTTCCCAGATTTCAGCCATCGCGTCGCGTGGCCCTTTCGCAATAATGCGAAAAATGAGAGCCTAAGCTCTCGCCGCGTTTCCGACTTAAGAGGATATTGGCGCATCCGCCTATTGTTTCAATGAAAAACTATTCCAACCACCGACTGACCTATCGGGATTGGCTTTGCGGTCGGCGTCAGAAACAACTGCTCGATGAGCGAGAGAGAGCGCTCATTTATAGGCGGCGAGCAAAGGATGAAGCGACTCTACCCTGTTGAGCCGGTCGAGGGCTCAGACTCGCCGCATGTCCTTTTGCAAAGCGCGAAACGCCAATAGGCCGAGCAAGCCCAGCGTCGCGGCCGCTCCCCACCGCAGGGCTTTCACAATCGCGAAACTATAATGGCCCGTCGTCGAATCGAAATCAAAGCACAACAACAGAATGGGGGAGACGGGTGGGACGATTTCGCCCGACGCGGCGCGCGCGGTCGCTCGGCGTATGTCCTCAGCGTTATAGCCGAGGTCAAGGAGATAACCGGAAACAACGCCTTTGGGCGTGACGAACACGACCCCGAGGGGATGGGCGAAAGCTTTTCGCCGTTCATCGAAGCGGTCATCGAAGCCGACGGCGGTTTTGAGCCGCCGCAGCGCCGTCTCCTCGCCCGTCAAGAACCGCCAATGCCGTTCCGCGCCAGGCGGGCCGAAATGCGCAAGATCCGCCGCCTTGGCCCCAGCGGCTGCAGTCGCGTCCTCCGAGGGATCGATGCTGATCGCGGCGAAGGTGTAATCGGCGCCTGCCGTCAATCCGCCGTCGCGCAGCACCGAGAGAAGCGTGGCGCGCGCCACGCTGCAAAGCTTCGGACAGTGAAAATAGCCTAAGATCAGGATGAGCGGCGGGCCGTCGAAAAGCTCGACGAGGCGGAGGGGAGCGCCATTTTCGTCGCGTAGCGTGATCTCGAGCGGAAGCCGCGCGCCGGGCGCTTGCCGATAGGCAATTCCGTCGAGTTCCGCCGACGAGACTCCGTGGGCGAGCGCCGGAACTGCGAGCAAGGACAGGACCAGCGCCAGGCCGATTGGGAGCGAAGGCCTCGCTCGCCTTCCCCGACGCGCGGGTTGCGCCGGCTGTAGGCTCATCGCGCGGCGCAGCCCGGCGAAGGCGCGCTCCTTTCCGCCGGCTGCGCGACCGGGCGCGGCGGGTCGACGACGGCGTGTTGCGTCATCCCGGTCTCGCGGAACGGCTCCGCCGCCTCGTAAATCGCCTCGAGCTCCGGCGTGTAAGCGCAGGCCGAGGGATCGCAAGTCTTCCCCAACCGCGCATCGAACAGGAACAGCGTCGCGCAATAGGGGCACCGCGCCTCGTCGGCCTCGCCCAGGTCGATGAAAACGTGCGGATGATCGAAAGGCGGCAACGCGCCAATGCACATGAGCTCCTTGACGCCGATGCGCACGCTTGCGGCTCCGGCTTGATTATGGACATGCAGCGGGCGGTAGCATTCCATGAGCGGCCTCCACTTCAGCTCGAGAGCCGATCGACTTGCGCGTCTCCAGCCTCGAGATCCTCGGCAAGTCCAATCGCGAAGGGGAACGCCTAAGAGAAAAAGCTCACATCAATATCGAGGAGCACGGCGTCCGTGGCGCATATGCGCCTGGCCTATCCCTCCTTTGGCCAGCCCTTTTATCTGGAAATCCTCTTCCGTTTGGCAAGCGTTGCGCGAGTTATCGGTTTCGACGCTGCTGCATTGCAATACGAGTTCATCACAATTCAAAAAGATCGGCGGACGAGCTATCACGTCACGGCTGGTGGAATTCTGGCGTCGTCGTGAAACGGGAGTCTGGGCGATGAGCAGCATCAAAGAGTGCGCAACCTTCACGCGGCTCGCGCCCGACGAGATGAACTTGGGAACCCAGCCGTCGGCCCGGCATCGCGCGCTGCTTTCGAGCTATCTCCTGAGCCTCTGGCGAGGTCCGAAAATCGTGCGAAGAATGATCGTCGCCGATATCGGCATATGGCTCGATCTCGGCCTGCCCGCGCAGGCTTCGGACTTGCTCCTCGTGCTACGACAGTTTTTGTCCGACTATCCCGAATCCAGATTCGAGTGAGCACTCCTGCGTCCCTCTGATCAGGAACTCGGGTGAAAGCGTGAAAGCGCGCCCGTAGCAAACCCTGTCAGGATGCTGGCCGGCTCACAGAGGCTCGCAGCCACTTTCGCCGAGATTTCATCCGCGCCTGGGTAGACGTACAATAATGTAATGTCGATGCGTACGAATAAATACCCAATTGACCCTGCTGACATCCTAAGGCTTATTTACCGAGCGCGTATATCTGCGAGGCAGGCACGACCTTGAGCGTTCGAACTACGCTTCTCCGTGATGCTTGCTTGGCGCGACAACGGCCACACCAGAAAGGATGTTTGATGTTCATGAGTCCTCAACAAATCGGGAACGCCGGCCTCACTCAGTTCGAGGCGGTCACGGCGGCTGCGACATCGGCGACTCAAGGTTTCTGGGCCATCACCACCGAGGCGACAGGCTATTCGCAGAAGAGCGTCGCGAACATTATTGCGCTTGGCGAAAAACTCTCGCGGGCGCGCAAGCTCGACGAGATCATCCAGCTCAACTCCGATTTCGCCAGGACGGCTTTTGATGATTTCACCACGGAAGTGACCAAGATCGGCAGCATCTACGCCGATATGGCGAACCAGACGATGCGCGTGGCCAAGGCAGGTTTCAACGCGCGTCCGTTGGAGGAGGCGCCGGTGAACCCCTTGAAGCCGGCTGCGTCGCGCAAGCAAGACACAGTCGCGGCGAATTCGATCTGAAGCGTCGCTGTGACGCCGCGGTCGGGTTCGGCGCCATCGAAACAAAGATGCGACGAGGTGGGCCGGCGCTAACGGCGGCCCGCTCAAGACCACGAGGATGGTCGAGACCGGCGCGCGGCTTGAGCGCGCGACGGCTTTCATTGAGGGGTAGAACCTGGCGCGGTAGAAACTTCGTAAACCGGCGCCGCATCGAGCCGGCTCGCGGGATTGGCTTGTCAAGCGACCCCGGGCGAGGTCATTCTCCAGCCGGGCGGCTCTGGCGGAGATCTTTCGATGCCTTATCCTTACGAGGCTCGGCGAATTTTCGAGCAGATTTTCTCTGCGCCGAATAGCACGCGCCGTCCTTCGGTCGCGGCGACATCGATCGCTCCCTCCCCCGTGCAATCGCTCTTTCAGCGCCTTGCGATCGGCGTCGGCGCCGCTGTCCTCGGCTTGGCTTTCCGTCTTGCGATTCAGGATTTTGTGGGGAATCGCATCGCCTATTTGACATTCTATCCCGTCGTCATGGGCGGCGCGCTCTTGGGCGGCTCCGTGTCGGGCCTCGTCGCCGCTCTGCTTTGCGCGGCCGTCGCGCAGCTCTGGCTCTTTCCCGTGACGCAGACAGGCGACTGGATCGAGCTCCCTATTTTTCTCGCCGGCGCAGCAGTCATTTCGGGCGCCAGCGAAGCGCTCCGCAACGCGATGTCACGCACGGACTCCGCCGAGGAGCGCGCCGACGTCGAAGATCGGTTTCGAATCGTCAATGAACGCCTCCGTCTTGCAATGTCCGCGGGGGCGATCGGCGCGTGGGACTTCGACACGGAGGGAAACGTCTTCGACGCGTGCCCGCAGATGCGCGAGATCTTCGGATTTGCATCCGACACGCTCGTGACGCGCGACGCCCTTTTCGACGCGGTGGTGGCCCAAGATAGATCCGCCGCGACGGAGGCATTCCGCGCCGCGCTCGATCCCATGCACGGCGGTCGCTATTTCGCGCAATATCGCATTCGCCGCGTCGACGATAATGCAGAGCGGTGGGTCGGTTCGCAGGCGCAGGCCCTATTCGTGGAAGGCAAGCCCGCTCGCCTGATCGGCGTGAGCCGCGACATCACGCACGAAAAAGGGGTCGAAGGGCTGTTGCATGAAAAGGCTCAACTCGCTGACCAGCTGAAGGAGAGCGAGCGGCGCTTGCGCGTTTTTTACGATTCGGGATTAGTTGGAGTCATGTGCTGGAATGTCGACGGCTCGATCACGGAAGCCAACGACAAATTTCTGGAGATGCTGGGCTACAGCCGGGAGGACCTGAGCGACGGTCGCATCGACTGGATCAAGATCACGCCCCCCGAGTTCCTTCCCCGTGAACAAGCCGCGATGGCGGAGGTCAGAGCGAGCGGCGCGACCAAAGAGCCGTTTGAACAAGAATATATTCGCCAGAATGGAGAACGGCTCCCCGTTTTGACCGCCGTCTCCACTCTCGACGGCGCGGGCGCGAAAGGCGTTGCTCTGGCGCTCGACATCTCTGACCGCAAACGGGCCGAGGCGGAGCTTCAGAAACTTCACATCCATCGCTTCGATCTGATGAAAAGCATGGCTGCGGGCTTCGCGCATGAAATTACGCAACCGCTGACGGCCGCCGGCGCCTATGCGGCGGCGGCAAGGCGTATGCTCTCTTCAGGCTCGACGGGGCGTGCGGCTGAAGTCGTCGCCGAAACCCTGGAGAAGACCGCGGGGGAAGTCACACGGGCAGGGAGAATCATCTCGCGGCTGCGAGAATTTATCTCCCATGGCGAAACAAACCTGCTCCCGGCCCATCTTCACGACCTGATCCGACAGGCGTTGGCGGACTCTGGCGTCGTCGCGGATGATAAATCTAAGGTTAAGCTTCAACTGAACGCTGCAAGAGACGAGGTGCTTGCGGACAAGGTGCAGCTGGCGCTCGTCCTCGTGAATCTCATTCGCAACGCCATGCAGGCCATGGCGACGTCTGCGAAAAGCGAGCTGATCATCGCAACCTCCTGCGACGATCAACAGATTCGAGTTGACGTCTCAGATAAGGGACAGGGCGTCTCTCCGGAGCTGAGAGATAGCCTATTTGAGCCCTTCACCACGACAAAAGCCGGCGGCATGGGCATCGGCTTGTCCATCTCCCGCGCGATTATCGAGGCGCACCACGGAAGTATATGGTCTAAGCCCAGCTTGGATTGTGGGACGATCGTTTCCTTTGCGCTTCCGCTTCTCGACACCGAGAACTGCGAGAGGATAGCGGCCCAGCAAACCGGCTTAGTCCGGAGCTCCCGATAGCTCCTCGGGCGGCACGACCAGGGCGAGCTGCACCAGTTCCGGCAGACTCTTCGCGTCCATTTTCATCATCAGCGTTCCACGATGAACCTCGACGGTCCGCATGCTGATGCCAAGATCATGCGCGATGAGCTTGTTCGAACGTCCCTTGAGCAATCCCGCGAGCACCTCCTTCTCGCGTTTCGTCAGCGTTGCAAATCTCTTGAGGATCGATTGTGTTTTTGCTCTGCGCTCCTCGTCGGCGTGCGTTTGCTGCAGCGCCTCGCGGATGGTTCTGAGCAACGCCTCATAATCGAACGGCTTTTCCAACAGCTCCACCGCGCCGAGCTTCATCGCTTGTACCGCCAGCGGAACATCAGCGTAGGCGGTGACAAGAATGACCGGCATCGAAACGCCTTGCGCTTTCATAGCTTGAATGAGTTCAAGGCCCGTCATCTCGGGCATCCTCATGTCGGTGACGACGCAACCACTCTCCTCTTCTTTCAAAGACTCGAGAAGCGAACGCGCCGAAGCATGCCGACGCACCGAAAATCCTTCCGTCGTCAGGAACAGCCCCAAGGCCTCGGTGACGCTTGGATCGTCATCAACGATGTAAATATTCCGGACGCGGCCCATTGGAGGTCCCCAATTACAATCAGCGCGGTCGCCGCCGCGAACGCAATGTAACAAATGCTCGGAAGCGCACCAACAAATAGCAGCGAGAGCTGGCTGATCCAGTTTCTGCCGCCGGAGCGCGGAGAAGCCGTTCGGCCATCGGGTCGTCAGGCTCAGTCATCGCAACACGAGGCGCCGCCCGCCTGATCCTTCGACCGAAAACCTAAACGCGGGCCGAATCGACGGAAATTCTCGGCAAGTTGATCTAAATCAAAAGGAGAAGGCGGGGCTCGACGCAGCATTTTCGATGCGCGCCGTCGTGTGACTGACGGCAACCCTCAGCCCGACGAGCATCCGCGCGCTCCGCCCCTTGAAACTTCGCCGTATTTCACTCCCGCGACGTCAAAAGCGACTCAGCGCCTAAGCCGCGCCAAAGCGCGGCTCTGCTCAGCTAAGCAAGCTCCGCAAAACGTAAGGCAAAATCCCGCCGTTTCGGAAATACTCCAACTCGTCCAGCGTATCGATGCGCGCGAGCAACGGCGCCTCGCGCCGCTTGCCGTCAGCATAGACGATCTTCGCGACGAGGATTTGTCGGGGCGTAAGACTCGCTCCTAAGCCCTCGATCGTCACCTGCTCCGCGCCCGAGAGCCCCAGCGACTGCCATGTCGTTCCCGGCTCGAAGGTCAGCGGCAGCACGCCCATGCCCACGAGGTTGGAGCGGTGGATGCGCTCGAAGCTTTGCGCGATGACGGCGCGGACGCCAAGCAGCGCCGTGCCTTTCGCCGCCCAGTCGCGGGACGAGCCATTGCCATATTCGGCGCCGGCGAAGATGACGAGCGGCGCGCCTTCCGCCTTGTATTTCATGGCGGCGTCGTAAATCGACAGGGTCTCGCCATCCGGGAAATGCTTGGTGTTTCCGCCCTCCGGCGCGTTGCCGGCGGCGTCGCTCAACATAAAGTTCTTGATGCGGATGTTGGCGAAGGCGCCGCGCATCATCACTTCGTGATTGCCTCGGCGCGTCCCATATTGGTTGAAGTCCTTGGGCTCGACGCCTTGGCTCTGCAACCATTTGCCGGCGGGAGACGCCGCCTTGATCGAGCCCGCCGGCGAAATATGGTCGGTCGTGATCTTATCGCCAAACAGCGCGAGGATTCGCGCCTCGAGGATGTCGCTAACGGACTTCGGCTCCTTCGTCAGCCCCGTGAAATAAGGGGGATTGCGCACATAGGTCGATTGGGCGTCCCAGCCGTAAGTCTCGCCTTTCGGCGTCTTGAGCTTCTTCCAGTGGGAGTCGCCGTCGAAGACTTCGCCATAGGCGTCGCGAAACATGCCGCGGGTCACATTTTTGGCGATGACCTCCTCGATCTCCGCATTGCTCGGCCAAATGTCGCGGAGATAAACTGGCTTGCCCTTCTTGTCGCTGCCCAAGGGCTCGCTCGAAAGATCGATCGCCACCGTGCCAGCGAGCGCGAAGGCGACGACGAGCGGCGGCGAGGCGAGATAATTCGCCTGCACATCGGCATTCACACGGCCCTCGAAATTGCGATTGCCGGAGAGCACCGACGCCGCGACGAGATCATGCGCCTGAATGGTCTTGGAGACGGGCGCCGGCAGCGGCCCGGAGTTGCCGATGCAGGTCGTGCAGCCAAAGCCGACGAGATTGAAGCCGAGCTTGTCGAGCGGCTTCTGCAGGCCCGCTTTCTCGAGATAGGCGGCGACGACTTGGCTTCCCGGCGCCAGTGAAGTCTTGACCCAGGGCTTTACCTTCAAGCCGCGCGCGACAGCATTGCGCGCCAGAAGGCCCGCGCCCACAAGCACGCCAGGATTGGAGGTGTTGGTGCAGGAGGTGATCGCGGCGATGACCACGTCGCCATGACCGAGCGTGAACGCTTCGTCTTCGACGGCATGGCGCGCTTCGACGCCGCCGGGCTTTCTATATTCGCCTTCCAGCGCCGAGAGAAAAGTCGACTTCATGTCTTCGAGCGCGACCCGTCCCTCGGGGCGCTTCGGCCCGGCGAGCGAGGGAACGACGCTGGAGAGGTCGAGCGTCACCACATCCGTGAATTCCGGCTCCGGCGCCTGCGCCGTGCGGAACATCCCCTGCGCCTTGGCGTAGGCCTCGACGAGCGCGACCCGCGCCGCCGACCGGCCTGAGGCTTTGAGATAGGCGAGCGTGACCTCATCGACGGGGAAGAAGCCGCAGGTCGCGCCATACTCGGGCGCCATATTGGCGATGGTCGCACGGTCGGCGAGCGAGAGATGCGCCAACCCATCGCCGAAAAACTCGACGAACTTGCCGACGACGCCCTTCTTGCGCAGTATTTGCGTGACCGTCAGCACGATGTCGGTCGCGGTCACGCCCTCGCGCGGCTCATTCTCGAGCTTGAAGCCGACGACTTCCGGCGCGAGCATCGTCTGGGGTTGGCCGAGCATGGCCGCCTCCGCCTCGATGCCGCCGACGCCCCAGCCGAGCACGGCGAGGCCATTGACCATGGTCGTATGGGAATCGGTGCCGACGAGCGTGTCGGGATAGGCCCATTCGATCGTCTCGGTCTTACCCTTGTGCTTGACGCGCTCTTTCTTCGTCCAAACCGTCTGGGCAAGATATTCGAGATTGACCTGATGGCAGATGCCCGCGCCGGGAGGCACGACGCGGAAATTGTCGAAGGCTTCCTGGCCCCACTTCAAGAAACGATAGCGCTCGCCATTGCGCTCATATTCGAGCGCGACATTGGCCTTCAGCGCGCGCGCCGTGCCGAATTGATCGACGATGACCGAGTGGTCGATGACGAGATCGACGGGGGCGAGCGGATTGATTTTCTGCGGATCGCCGCCCAGCGCGACGAAAGCGTCACGCATGGCGGCCAGATCGACGACGGCCGGAACGCCGGTGAAATCCTGCATCAAGACGCGCGCCGGGCGGAAGGCGATCTCGACCTCCGTCTTGCCCTTGTGCGTGAGCCAGCCCGCAAAGGCCTGGATCGTCTCCTTCGTGACGGCGCGGCCGTCCTCGTTGCGCAGCAAGTTCTCGAGCAGGCTCTTGAGGGAATAGGGAAGGCGCGCGACGTCTTTCAGCCCGTTCTTTTCGGCGACGGCCAGCGAATAATAGTCATAGGTCTTGGTTCCGACGGCGAGTTTTTTCCTGGCCTTGAAACTGTCGAGAGAAGCCATGCCGGCGGATCCTTCAGCGAAAAGTGGGGGCGCGGGCTCTTTCTAGGAAATTCCATGGCAAACACAAGGCGTTTCCCGACCCAGGCGGAAAGGAGCTTTCGCTAGAGCGCGATGCGAAAAAGCGGAGACCGGTTTTTCGCGCGATCGAGGCGCGGGCCTTTCGGAGAACCAAGGGGGCTGCGGTGTCGCCTGGGCCGGGGAATTTGGTTTTTCTGCAGAGGTCGATCCGCTATGGTCGCGCTGCGTCGCAGGAGCAAGGAATTGAAACGCCCTTGAAGACAAGTATTTCCGTCCCGGCTCCGGTCGGCGCGCCGGCCCGGCCCCTCCTGGCGCGCATCGCCTCCAGGCTCCTGCTCGCCGCCGGCCTCGGGGCGAGCGCCCTGGCGCCGCCTTGGGGGGCCAAAGCCCTCGACCTCTCTGACCGCGGCGCGCTCTGGCAGGTCGTGCATAAGCTCTGCCTCCCCATGCACGCGACGCTCGGGCTTCCGCTTCCCTGCCTTGCGGTCGACGACAAACGCGGCTTCGTCGTGATCCGCGCCCCCGGCGACGCGACGCGCATCATCATCGTGCCGACGGACCGGTTGGAAGGGATAGAGAGCCCAAGTCTGCTGCGTGAGGACGCCCCCAATTTTTGGGCTTACGCTTGGGATGAGCGCGAACGGGTCGCCTCGGCCGCCCCGCGGCCGCTGGGCTGGGACGACATCGGCATGGCGATCAATTCGCGCCACGCCCGAACGCAGGATCAGATGCACATCCATGTCGATTGTCTCGACGCACGGTTGAAGAAGGCGCTGGCGGGCGCGAAGCTTTCAACGCAGCGTTGGTCGACGCTCGATCTGAGGCCTTGGGGGCGCTACCGCGCCAAGCGTCTTCCTGAAACGGGGCTCGAGCGTAGCCCTTTCAAGATCGTCGCCGAGGAGATCCCCGGCGCCCGGTCAAGCATGGGCCTCCAGACCATCGCCGTCGCGGGTGTGACGGGCGCCCAGGGCGAACGTGGGTTCGCGCTGCTCGAGCAGGGGGCGGGCGGGTCTGCGGAGGAGTTGCTGGATCATCAGTGCCGGGCCGAGCGGGGCTGAGGCTGCGGTCGCCGTGCAAGCATTCCGCCGGAGCGGCGCGATCCAAGCCGGGCTGAGGAGCAGGAATCCTTGCTGCGCCGACCAGTTGGATTTGCCGAAATGCGGAAATGCTTGCGGCCGGCGCGCTTGACGCAATCGGGTTTCTTTGAAAGACAACAAATTGGACCAGGCGCCCAAGCGAAATTGGGACAGCATTAGATGAGGCCTACCTGAATGGCGCCCCTGCGATCCGGTCTTGTCAAAGGTTTACATTTGTTTTCGATTGGCGCTCTCGACCTCGGAACGCCTCTGGTGCGGATGATCTTCTTCTCGCACCTTCTGAGCCTCGAGGAGCTAGGCTTCGCTTCCGCACTTTCAGCCGTCTCCGCTTCGCTTGAGCAGATCACGGACTTAGCCATTTATCGGTTCGTCTTCTGTTCCTCCCGCGAGGATTTTGCGGAGGCGCTCGCCGGCGCTCACGCCCTCGGACTGCTTCGAGGCTGCGCGCTCGCGATGATCATGCTACTCGGAGCGCCAGCCTTGGCGCATGTCTTCGGGCGCGATCAGGATTGGGAGGCTTTCGCCTTCATGGGCCTTATTTCCCTGGTGCGCTCGCTGGAGCATCTCGAGACGCGCGTGGCGGAACGCGACTATCGTTACGACGGCCAGTTCAAAGTCAGTCTCGTGTCGCACCTCGGCAGCCTGGTGACGTTGATCGTTGTCGCGGTCATCTGGCGCGACCATAACGCGCTGCTCGCCTCGCTGTTCACTCAAAGCCTGCTCACCACCGTGATGAGCCATCGGCTGGCCACCCAGCCCTTCAAGATCAATTTTCGTACGCCTTATTTCCGACGCGCCTGGAAATTCGGCTATCCGCTCATGTTCAACGGCATAGGGTTAGCCGCGGTAAGCCAAGGCGACCGCCTCATCGTCGGCGCGCTGCTCGGCCTCCCGACGCTCGGCGTCTACTCCGTCTCGATGCTCGCCGCCACGCTCCCGATCGGCATCCTCTTCAAGGTGGTGGGAACCTTCGGCCTTGCCGCCTTGCACAACGCCAAGGTCGAGACCGGTCAGCTGGCCGCAAGGTTGCGGGCCTATGCGACGACGGTGCCTATCCTGGCTGGGATCTATGCTTGCGCATCGCTGATCGGCTTGAATCCCGCCATCCGCCTCGTCTTTGGGCAGACTTTCGTCGTCGACGATTGGGCGCTGGCGCTGCTGACGCTGAACGCGTTTTTCAGAATTGTGCGCATGGAGCCTTTCAACGGCTTGCTTTTGCATGAAGGGCGAACCGCCGCTCTGGCGCTCACGAACTTCGCCGGCTTTTCGGGAGTGGCGGCCAGCATGGTTCTTTGCTGGATTTTTCCGACGCTGCTCTCGCCGCTTGTCGGACGTCTCGGGGGCGAAGTCGCCAGCCTGGTCGCCGCCCTGCATGTCACGCGGGACGGCTTTCTGGCCGCGCGCCGTCATTTCCTTTGGACCTTCGGCTGTTCCCTTGTCGCGATCCTCGGGGCGATCGGAATCTTGCTCCCAATGGATGGGCAACCTCTTAAGCGCGTTGGGATACTGGCTTGCTTCTTTTTGGGTTACCTTATCTGGGCAGGACTTGCGCTTCCAAAATTGCTGAGCGAAGCGTTTCAGACGCGGGAAGTTTAGAGCGGCGCTTCCCCTCAAACACAGCGTGATCCAGCTGCTCAGCTCATGCGGC
Protein-coding sequences here:
- the otsB gene encoding trehalose-phosphatase, producing MLPSIDALKTHAIFLDLDGTLVEIAEHPDAVRVHPTTLRLLEALNDESSGALAVISGRELSAIDRLLHPLKLPAAGVHGLERRDASGVLHTAPSAQAPPISFVFEKILGDETGVVIERKPGGVAVHYRLRPDLERRCCQIVKEIVGQRKDLRLIHGKMVFEILQKGADKGSVINAFLGEPPFQGRVPIFAGDDVTDEAGFAAVNSHGGISIKVGGQETDARFRAKNVQELEAWLRDLIENARGEQTP
- a CDS encoding SCO family protein; this encodes MLAVPALAHGVSSAELDGIAYRQAPGARLPLEITLRDENGAPLRLVELFDGPPLILILGYFHCPKLCSVARATLLSVLRDGGLTAGADYTFAAISIDPSEDATAAAGAKAADLAHFGPPGAERHWRFLTGEETALRRLKTAVGFDDRFDERRKAFAHPLGVVFVTPKGVVSGYLLDLGYNAEDIRRATARAASGEIVPPVSPILLLCFDFDSTTGHYSFAIVKALRWGAAATLGLLGLLAFRALQKDMRRV
- a CDS encoding zinc-finger domain-containing protein encodes the protein MECYRPLHVHNQAGAASVRIGVKELMCIGALPPFDHPHVFIDLGEADEARCPYCATLFLFDARLGKTCDPSACAYTPELEAIYEAAEPFRETGMTQHAVVDPPRPVAQPAERSAPSPGCAAR
- a CDS encoding phasin family protein, which translates into the protein MSPQQIGNAGLTQFEAVTAAATSATQGFWAITTEATGYSQKSVANIIALGEKLSRARKLDEIIQLNSDFARTAFDDFTTEVTKIGSIYADMANQTMRVAKAGFNARPLEEAPVNPLKPAASRKQDTVAANSI
- a CDS encoding PAS domain-containing sensor histidine kinase, with amino-acid sequence MPYPYEARRIFEQIFSAPNSTRRPSVAATSIAPSPVQSLFQRLAIGVGAAVLGLAFRLAIQDFVGNRIAYLTFYPVVMGGALLGGSVSGLVAALLCAAVAQLWLFPVTQTGDWIELPIFLAGAAVISGASEALRNAMSRTDSAEERADVEDRFRIVNERLRLAMSAGAIGAWDFDTEGNVFDACPQMREIFGFASDTLVTRDALFDAVVAQDRSAATEAFRAALDPMHGGRYFAQYRIRRVDDNAERWVGSQAQALFVEGKPARLIGVSRDITHEKGVEGLLHEKAQLADQLKESERRLRVFYDSGLVGVMCWNVDGSITEANDKFLEMLGYSREDLSDGRIDWIKITPPEFLPREQAAMAEVRASGATKEPFEQEYIRQNGERLPVLTAVSTLDGAGAKGVALALDISDRKRAEAELQKLHIHRFDLMKSMAAGFAHEITQPLTAAGAYAAAARRMLSSGSTGRAAEVVAETLEKTAGEVTRAGRIISRLREFISHGETNLLPAHLHDLIRQALADSGVVADDKSKVKLQLNAARDEVLADKVQLALVLVNLIRNAMQAMATSAKSELIIATSCDDQQIRVDVSDKGQGVSPELRDSLFEPFTTTKAGGMGIGLSISRAIIEAHHGSIWSKPSLDCGTIVSFALPLLDTENCERIAAQQTGLVRSSR
- a CDS encoding response regulator transcription factor, which gives rise to MGRVRNIYIVDDDPSVTEALGLFLTTEGFSVRRHASARSLLESLKEEESGCVVTDMRMPEMTGLELIQAMKAQGVSMPVILVTAYADVPLAVQAMKLGAVELLEKPFDYEALLRTIREALQQTHADEERRAKTQSILKRFATLTKREKEVLAGLLKGRSNKLIAHDLGISMRTVEVHRGTLMMKMDAKSLPELVQLALVVPPEELSGAPD
- the acnA gene encoding aconitate hydratase AcnA; protein product: MASLDSFKARKKLAVGTKTYDYYSLAVAEKNGLKDVARLPYSLKSLLENLLRNEDGRAVTKETIQAFAGWLTHKGKTEVEIAFRPARVLMQDFTGVPAVVDLAAMRDAFVALGGDPQKINPLAPVDLVIDHSVIVDQFGTARALKANVALEYERNGERYRFLKWGQEAFDNFRVVPPGAGICHQVNLEYLAQTVWTKKERVKHKGKTETIEWAYPDTLVGTDSHTTMVNGLAVLGWGVGGIEAEAAMLGQPQTMLAPEVVGFKLENEPREGVTATDIVLTVTQILRKKGVVGKFVEFFGDGLAHLSLADRATIANMAPEYGATCGFFPVDEVTLAYLKASGRSAARVALVEAYAKAQGMFRTAQAPEPEFTDVVTLDLSSVVPSLAGPKRPEGRVALEDMKSTFLSALEGEYRKPGGVEARHAVEDEAFTLGHGDVVIAAITSCTNTSNPGVLVGAGLLARNAVARGLKVKPWVKTSLAPGSQVVAAYLEKAGLQKPLDKLGFNLVGFGCTTCIGNSGPLPAPVSKTIQAHDLVAASVLSGNRNFEGRVNADVQANYLASPPLVVAFALAGTVAIDLSSEPLGSDKKGKPVYLRDIWPSNAEIEEVIAKNVTRGMFRDAYGEVFDGDSHWKKLKTPKGETYGWDAQSTYVRNPPYFTGLTKEPKSVSDILEARILALFGDKITTDHISPAGSIKAASPAGKWLQSQGVEPKDFNQYGTRRGNHEVMMRGAFANIRIKNFMLSDAAGNAPEGGNTKHFPDGETLSIYDAAMKYKAEGAPLVIFAGAEYGNGSSRDWAAKGTALLGVRAVIAQSFERIHRSNLVGMGVLPLTFEPGTTWQSLGLSGAEQVTIEGLGASLTPRQILVAKIVYADGKRREAPLLARIDTLDELEYFRNGGILPYVLRSLLS
- a CDS encoding CDP-diacylglycerol diphosphatase, with product MKTSISVPAPVGAPARPLLARIASRLLLAAGLGASALAPPWGAKALDLSDRGALWQVVHKLCLPMHATLGLPLPCLAVDDKRGFVVIRAPGDATRIIIVPTDRLEGIESPSLLREDAPNFWAYAWDERERVASAAPRPLGWDDIGMAINSRHARTQDQMHIHVDCLDARLKKALAGAKLSTQRWSTLDLRPWGRYRAKRLPETGLERSPFKIVAEEIPGARSSMGLQTIAVAGVTGAQGERGFALLEQGAGGSAEELLDHQCRAERG